One Dietzia sp. JS16-p6b genomic window carries:
- a CDS encoding 8-oxoguanine deaminase translates to MTAQGGGAVLIENCAIATVDDHAAEYAGGHLLLIGGRITAVGAGPCDPALVPDGVDRIDGTGCLATPGLVNTHHHLYQWLTRGLAADATLFEWLTASYPVWAGIDADDVRTAALGGLAHLALGGCTTTTDHHYVVPADAGDVFAAEISAAATVGLRFHPCRGSMDLGRSSGGLPPDSVVEGIDAILAGTAEVIDRHHDPAPDSMCRIAVAPCSPFSVTGDLLRASADLARERGVRLHTHLAETDDEEAFCRERFGRTPMQYMESVGWTGPDVWFAHTVHLDDPAIAAMASGGMAAAHCPVSNGRLGAGIARVPDMLAAGVTVGLGVDGAASNESGVLWEEMHQALLVARATRGPRAMDVRTALRMATVEGARTLGRQDEIGRLAPGYLADVALWRLDTPAHAGIDDPVAALVLGSRPPMAGVWVHGRRVVADGRVLTVDTGAVARDVVAARRRLLAKAG, encoded by the coding sequence GTGACGGCGCAGGGCGGCGGGGCCGTCCTCATCGAGAACTGCGCGATCGCGACCGTGGACGACCATGCCGCCGAGTACGCCGGCGGCCACCTTCTGCTCATCGGGGGCCGCATCACCGCGGTGGGGGCGGGGCCGTGCGATCCCGCACTGGTTCCCGACGGCGTGGACCGGATCGACGGGACCGGCTGCCTGGCCACTCCCGGGCTGGTCAACACCCATCACCACCTGTACCAGTGGCTCACCCGCGGACTCGCGGCCGACGCCACGCTCTTCGAGTGGCTCACCGCCTCCTATCCGGTGTGGGCCGGCATCGACGCCGACGACGTCCGCACCGCCGCACTCGGGGGCCTGGCGCACCTCGCGCTGGGCGGCTGCACCACCACCACCGACCACCACTACGTGGTGCCCGCCGACGCCGGCGACGTGTTCGCCGCCGAGATCTCCGCCGCCGCCACGGTGGGGCTTCGCTTCCACCCGTGCCGCGGTTCCATGGACCTGGGCCGCAGCTCCGGTGGGCTGCCGCCGGACTCGGTGGTGGAGGGCATCGACGCGATCCTGGCCGGCACGGCCGAGGTGATCGACCGGCACCACGATCCCGCACCGGACTCGATGTGCCGTATCGCCGTGGCGCCCTGCTCGCCGTTCTCGGTGACCGGCGACCTGCTGCGCGCCAGCGCGGACCTGGCCCGCGAGCGGGGCGTGCGACTGCACACCCACCTGGCCGAGACCGACGACGAGGAGGCGTTCTGCCGCGAACGGTTCGGCCGCACCCCCATGCAGTACATGGAATCCGTCGGCTGGACCGGCCCCGACGTGTGGTTCGCCCATACCGTGCACCTGGACGATCCTGCGATCGCCGCGATGGCCTCCGGCGGCATGGCGGCCGCGCACTGCCCGGTGTCCAACGGCCGGCTCGGCGCCGGCATCGCCCGCGTACCCGACATGCTCGCCGCGGGCGTGACCGTGGGGTTGGGGGTCGACGGCGCCGCGAGCAACGAGTCCGGCGTGCTGTGGGAGGAGATGCACCAGGCGCTGCTGGTGGCCCGGGCCACCCGTGGCCCCCGCGCCATGGACGTGCGCACCGCACTGCGGATGGCCACCGTGGAGGGGGCGCGGACGCTGGGCCGGCAGGACGAGATCGGCCGGCTCGCACCGGGCTACCTGGCCGACGTCGCCCTGTGGCGCCTGGACACCCCCGCCCACGCCGGCATCGACGACCCGGTGGCCGCCCTGGTCCTGGGGTCCCGGCCTCCGATGGCCGGGGTGTGGGTGCACGGCAGGCGCGTCGTGGCGGACGGCCGGGTCCTCACCGTGGACACCGGGGCCGTGGCCCGCGACGTCGTGGCCGCCCGTCGCCGACTGCTGGCCAAGGCCGGGTGA
- a CDS encoding creatininase family protein: protein MGGVIGPARRYADLSTVEAADVGRGDPVAVIPAGAIEPHGPHLPLATDLIVAEAVASRAVEEASGVDAWLMPALGYTKSDEHSSFPGAMWITADTLLSQVRELGSALAASGFRRVLFVNCHGGNSALLEVALRELRRRSGLRTFLYAGRAVPGPGELGMGIHAGWAETSMMLHLRPDLVDMSVAEARVPTAVAGCRHIGFTGPVKFGWLADDLSDTGVIGDPTDADPDTGARLVADHVATVVGALGEIADFDPARGLPDAGLPDAVPAAAGAPR from the coding sequence GTGGGGGGCGTGATCGGGCCCGCGCGGCGCTACGCGGACCTCAGCACGGTCGAGGCCGCGGACGTGGGCCGGGGCGATCCCGTGGCGGTCATCCCCGCCGGCGCGATCGAACCCCACGGCCCCCACCTCCCCCTGGCCACCGACCTCATCGTGGCCGAGGCGGTGGCCTCCCGGGCGGTGGAGGAGGCATCCGGGGTCGACGCCTGGCTCATGCCCGCGCTGGGATACACCAAGAGCGATGAGCACTCCTCGTTCCCCGGGGCGATGTGGATCACCGCCGACACCCTGTTGTCCCAGGTGCGTGAACTCGGTTCGGCGTTGGCCGCCAGCGGATTCCGCCGCGTGCTCTTCGTCAACTGCCACGGGGGCAACTCCGCGCTGCTGGAGGTGGCGCTGCGGGAACTGCGCCGGCGCAGCGGCCTCCGGACGTTCCTCTACGCCGGTAGGGCCGTGCCGGGGCCCGGTGAGCTCGGGATGGGGATCCACGCCGGGTGGGCCGAGACGTCGATGATGCTCCACCTGCGTCCGGACCTCGTCGACATGTCCGTCGCCGAGGCCCGGGTCCCGACCGCGGTGGCCGGATGCCGGCACATCGGCTTCACCGGCCCCGTGAAGTTCGGCTGGCTGGCCGACGACCTGTCCGACACCGGGGTGATCGGCGACCCCACCGACGCCGACCCCGACACCGGTGCCCGACTGGTGGCCGATCACGTGGCCACCGTCGTCGGTGCGCTCGGGGAGATCGCGGACTTCGACCCGGCGCGCGGGCTCCCGGACGCCGGGCTCCCGGACGCTGTCCCCGCCGCAGCGGGGGCCCCGCGATGA
- a CDS encoding ABC transporter permease, which produces MDNTTTATQALRAGRATPGSIAPGEEPGPHDGSGSGGPGSQSATTSATAAATTTTTARRSRPRLSADGPLVSIGGPLVVLAMVLGVWYFISYVVLEPSRRFLMPAPHVVITEGFMGDNLPAMLDALERTTVVALTGLAIAFVIGVVWAILMSQETWAERSLFPYAVVLQCIPILALVPLIGFWFGFGFTARVFVCVLIALFPIVSNTLFGLKSVDPGLRRLFRLHHAGRLTVLRKLEAPAALPALFEGLRVAAGLSVVGAIVGDFFFKQGDPGIGILIDTYRARLQSPELFASILLASLLGVAVFLAFGLLSRKVVGRWYNAEDQR; this is translated from the coding sequence ATGGACAACACGACCACTGCCACGCAGGCTCTCCGGGCGGGTCGCGCCACGCCCGGGTCGATCGCACCAGGCGAGGAGCCGGGTCCCCACGACGGCTCCGGGTCCGGGGGTCCGGGGTCGCAGTCGGCGACGACATCGGCGACGGCGGCGGCGACGACCACGACGACGGCGAGGCGCTCGCGCCCGCGACTGTCCGCGGACGGCCCGCTGGTGAGCATCGGCGGTCCGCTCGTCGTGCTGGCCATGGTCCTGGGGGTCTGGTACTTCATCAGCTACGTGGTGCTCGAACCCTCGCGGCGTTTCCTGATGCCCGCTCCGCACGTCGTCATCACCGAGGGGTTCATGGGCGACAACCTCCCGGCGATGCTCGACGCGCTCGAACGGACCACGGTGGTGGCGTTGACCGGCCTGGCGATCGCGTTCGTGATCGGCGTGGTGTGGGCCATCCTGATGAGCCAGGAGACGTGGGCGGAGCGCTCCCTGTTCCCCTACGCGGTGGTGCTGCAGTGCATCCCGATCCTCGCGTTGGTGCCGCTCATCGGTTTCTGGTTCGGCTTCGGCTTCACCGCGCGGGTGTTCGTCTGCGTGCTCATCGCCCTGTTCCCGATCGTCTCCAACACGTTGTTCGGACTCAAGTCCGTCGACCCGGGGCTGCGGCGCCTCTTCCGCCTCCACCACGCCGGCCGGTTGACCGTGCTGCGCAAACTCGAGGCGCCGGCCGCGCTGCCCGCCCTGTTCGAGGGACTGCGGGTGGCCGCCGGGCTCTCCGTGGTGGGCGCGATCGTCGGGGACTTCTTCTTCAAGCAGGGCGACCCCGGTATCGGCATCCTCATCGACACCTACCGGGCCCGGTTGCAGTCCCCGGAGCTGTTCGCCTCCATCCTGCTGGCGTCTCTGCTCGGTGTGGCCGTGTTCCTGGCCTTCGGGCTGCTCTCCCGCAAGGTGGTGGGCCGGTGGTACAACGCCGAGGACCAGCGGTGA
- a CDS encoding FAD binding domain-containing protein, producing the protein MDLVTVTALHRPRTRDEAHQALLAGAAPLAGGTALHGEAHLHPAGAAAPPGEDTPALIGLVDLLDLGWPDVEELPDGGLRVAATASLRTVLDHPLTADLRPFLHDAFSCLLASWKIWARATWGGNLCAALPAGAGTAAACTLGATAEIWTPGGGTRSIPASDVVTGPGHTSLSPGEILRALRIPAGAGRARYAVRRHSLVPSGRSGSLVTGRLDPDGRCTLVVTAAVPAPHVLEWDTPPPPEVAAAAVRDLPHWHDDPQGHPSWRRHVAGIAAAAVVVDLCGDPGTHPGQEEET; encoded by the coding sequence ATGGACCTGGTCACCGTCACCGCACTGCACCGGCCGCGCACCCGCGACGAGGCGCATCAGGCACTGTTGGCCGGCGCGGCGCCCCTGGCCGGAGGGACCGCGCTGCACGGCGAGGCGCATCTCCATCCCGCCGGCGCGGCGGCGCCACCGGGGGAGGACACGCCGGCGCTCATCGGGCTGGTGGACCTGCTCGACCTCGGCTGGCCCGACGTCGAGGAGCTCCCGGACGGCGGCCTGCGGGTGGCGGCGACCGCCTCGCTGCGGACCGTGCTCGACCACCCGCTCACCGCGGATCTGCGGCCCTTCCTGCACGACGCCTTCTCGTGCCTGCTCGCGTCGTGGAAGATCTGGGCCCGTGCGACCTGGGGAGGCAACCTCTGCGCCGCCCTGCCCGCCGGCGCCGGCACCGCCGCGGCCTGCACCCTCGGGGCCACCGCGGAGATCTGGACCCCCGGCGGCGGCACCCGGTCGATCCCCGCCTCGGACGTGGTGACCGGCCCGGGGCACACGTCCCTGTCCCCGGGGGAGATCCTGCGGGCCCTGCGCATCCCCGCGGGGGCGGGCCGCGCGCGATACGCCGTCCGCCGGCACTCGCTGGTACCCAGCGGTCGCTCGGGGTCACTGGTGACCGGCCGCCTGGACCCCGACGGCAGGTGCACGCTCGTCGTCACCGCCGCGGTCCCGGCCCCGCACGTCCTGGAGTGGGACACCCCGCCCCCGCCCGAGGTCGCCGCGGCCGCGGTGCGCGACCTGCCCCACTGGCACGACGACCCCCAGGGGCACCCGAGCTGGCGCCGCCACGTCGCGGGGATCGCGGCCGCCGCCGTCGTCGTCGACCTGTGCGGCGACCCCGGCACCCACCCCGGCCAGGAGGAGGAGACATGA
- a CDS encoding ABC transporter ATP-binding protein, with product MTTPARPALRPGAEILGFSDVGVTYPNGTRALEGVDLRVGAGEFVSVVGPSGCGKSTLLGLASGLAEHTDGYMQTGTDRVGYVFQDATLLPWRTVAQNVEMLAELDGIGKTERRRRAQEAIDLVGLSGFERSLPRELSGGMKMRVSLARSLTLEPELFLFDEPFGALDEITRQRLGDELLGLFAAKRFAGLFITHSVSEAVYLSTRVVVMSGRPGRIIHSVEVPFDVPRDPEVRYSADYINLVGEVSQALEEAH from the coding sequence ATGACGACCCCAGCCCGCCCCGCCCTGCGACCGGGTGCCGAGATCCTCGGCTTCTCCGACGTCGGCGTCACCTACCCCAACGGCACGCGCGCGCTCGAGGGCGTGGATCTGCGCGTGGGGGCGGGCGAGTTCGTCAGCGTGGTGGGGCCCTCGGGCTGCGGCAAATCCACGCTCCTCGGCCTGGCCTCGGGGCTCGCGGAACACACCGACGGCTACATGCAGACCGGCACCGACCGGGTGGGGTACGTCTTCCAGGACGCCACGCTGTTGCCGTGGCGCACCGTCGCGCAGAACGTCGAGATGCTGGCCGAGCTCGACGGGATCGGCAAGACCGAGCGGCGTCGGCGGGCGCAGGAGGCGATCGACCTCGTGGGGCTGTCCGGTTTCGAGCGGTCCCTGCCGCGCGAGCTGTCCGGCGGCATGAAGATGCGGGTGTCGCTGGCGCGGTCGCTCACGCTCGAGCCGGAACTGTTCCTGTTCGACGAGCCGTTCGGCGCGCTCGACGAGATCACGCGGCAACGACTCGGCGACGAACTCCTGGGGTTGTTCGCCGCCAAGCGCTTCGCGGGCCTCTTCATCACCCACTCGGTGTCGGAGGCGGTGTACCTGTCCACCCGCGTCGTGGTGATGTCCGGCCGACCCGGTCGCATCATCCACTCCGTCGAGGTTCCCTTCGACGTCCCCCGCGACCCCGAGGTCCGCTACTCGGCTGACTACATCAACCTCGTCGGCGAGGTTTCCCAGGCACTCGAGGAGGCACACTGA
- a CDS encoding pyridoxamine 5'-phosphate oxidase family protein, translating to MTAAELPDTRAGDDVPEPGEDPLAAMVAWLAVDPLDPPLGVLATVDPEGTPRCRHLLISGVSPDGPTFHTDSRSQKVEDLAANPRATLVVVSADRTRQLTMTGPATPTDPDEQLRTYRDRTPYLKLLAWTNSPATAALPPAGRRRVWAETVSRLGPTPQDPPDTWTGYRLRPDVVTFWRGEADAPSHRRRFHLRDGGWLAEDLPG from the coding sequence ATGACCGCCGCCGAGCTGCCCGACACCCGGGCGGGTGACGACGTGCCGGAACCGGGCGAGGACCCTCTGGCCGCGATGGTGGCCTGGCTCGCCGTCGACCCCCTCGATCCTCCCCTGGGCGTGCTGGCCACCGTCGATCCGGAGGGGACGCCGCGGTGTCGGCACCTCCTGATCTCCGGGGTGAGCCCCGACGGACCGACCTTCCACACGGACTCGCGGTCCCAGAAGGTGGAGGACCTCGCCGCCAATCCCCGCGCGACGCTCGTCGTCGTCAGCGCGGACCGGACCCGCCAGCTCACGATGACCGGCCCGGCGACGCCCACCGACCCCGACGAGCAGCTGCGCACCTATCGCGACCGGACGCCCTACCTCAAGCTCCTGGCCTGGACCAACAGCCCCGCCACGGCCGCACTGCCCCCGGCCGGGCGCCGCCGGGTGTGGGCCGAGACCGTCTCGCGGCTCGGACCCACCCCGCAGGACCCGCCCGACACCTGGACCGGGTACCGCCTGCGGCCCGACGTGGTGACCTTCTGGCGGGGCGAGGCCGACGCGCCCTCGCACCGGAGACGGTTCCACCTGCGTGACGGTGGGTGGCTGGCCGAGGACCTCCCGGGCTGA
- a CDS encoding amidohydrolase family protein: protein MSARVLRVTGASAVWSPGRESTEPTTLECADGRIAGGADPAGADSAGADPAEILDADGGVVTPGLVNAHHHLLQSAFRTLPGTRGVEMSVWLARMRQAYVDARVDPDLVGVAARVALAESLLCGVTTVADHHLTWPPGVDPVEIAGAAFDAARDVGARLAFVRGTAGCDPDAAAASVAQIHAAHLPGARGGVTEDGMRQLSVGPSGIHADGPATFGALGEVARTLGLRRRTQANEQVDVARAAELYGRRPLDLLDEWGWLAPDVTLAHLCDITDSEVASVTASGATVTHAPACDLPMGWGVAPVARLLDGGVRVGLGTSGGGSNDAGHLLADARLAMQVAPLAGRPMDALEVLTMATAGGSDGLGRTELGRLTPGSAADLVVWDVSGVADAGVADPVRGLLWAAPGRRPRHVVVGGVVVVRDFRPVGFDERAVASELRRECARRGIGR from the coding sequence GTGAGCGCGCGGGTCCTGCGGGTCACGGGTGCCTCGGCGGTGTGGTCGCCGGGGCGCGAGTCGACCGAGCCAACGACGCTCGAGTGCGCGGACGGGCGGATCGCCGGAGGTGCTGATCCTGCCGGCGCTGATTCTGCTGGCGCTGATCCTGCCGAGATCCTCGACGCCGACGGCGGGGTGGTCACCCCGGGCCTGGTCAACGCGCACCATCATCTGCTGCAGAGCGCGTTCCGGACGCTGCCCGGTACGCGGGGGGTGGAGATGTCGGTCTGGCTCGCCCGGATGCGGCAGGCCTACGTCGACGCCCGCGTGGACCCGGACCTGGTGGGGGTCGCCGCCCGGGTGGCGCTGGCGGAGTCGCTGCTGTGCGGGGTGACGACCGTCGCCGACCACCACCTGACCTGGCCGCCCGGCGTGGACCCGGTGGAGATCGCGGGCGCCGCCTTCGACGCGGCCCGCGATGTCGGTGCTCGCCTGGCGTTCGTCCGCGGCACCGCGGGCTGCGACCCGGACGCGGCCGCGGCGTCGGTCGCGCAGATCCACGCCGCGCACCTACCCGGAGCGCGGGGCGGGGTCACCGAGGACGGCATGCGTCAGCTGTCCGTCGGCCCGTCGGGGATCCACGCCGACGGTCCCGCCACCTTCGGCGCCCTCGGCGAGGTGGCGCGGACGCTTGGCCTACGCCGTCGCACGCAGGCCAACGAGCAGGTGGACGTCGCCCGCGCCGCCGAGCTGTACGGGAGGCGCCCCCTGGACCTGTTGGACGAGTGGGGCTGGCTCGCCCCCGACGTCACCCTGGCCCACCTGTGCGACATCACCGATTCCGAGGTGGCGTCGGTCACGGCGAGCGGGGCCACCGTCACCCACGCCCCGGCCTGCGATCTGCCCATGGGGTGGGGCGTGGCCCCCGTCGCGCGGCTACTCGACGGTGGGGTGCGCGTCGGATTGGGTACCTCGGGCGGCGGGAGCAACGACGCCGGCCACCTGCTCGCCGACGCCCGGCTGGCCATGCAGGTCGCACCTCTGGCGGGGCGGCCGATGGACGCGCTCGAGGTGCTGACCATGGCCACCGCCGGCGGATCGGACGGACTGGGACGCACCGAGCTGGGCCGGCTGACCCCGGGATCGGCCGCCGACCTGGTGGTGTGGGACGTCTCGGGCGTGGCGGACGCCGGTGTGGCCGACCCGGTCCGAGGGCTGCTGTGGGCCGCGCCCGGGCGCCGGCCCCGTCACGTGGTGGTGGGTGGGGTCGTGGTGGTGCGGGACTTCCGGCCGGTCGGGTTCGACGAACGTGCCGTGGCCTCCGAGCTGCGCCGGGAGTGCGCGCGGAGGGGGATCGGGCGGTGA
- a CDS encoding nitrate ABC transporter substrate-binding protein: MRRTHTTRTVLSVAAVCTLGAATLTACGGGDTETEAASGYTGEIGAVDLSASCPATVVVQTDWNPEAEHGHLYELLGPDPTIDAAAKAVSGPLFASGEYTGVDVEIRTGGPAIGFQQVTAQMYQDPDIMLGYVDSDQAVQNSLNNPTVGVFAPLDINPQMIMWDPETYPDVARIADLKDEGTRVLYFEGNAYMDYLTGEGILDPAQVDGSYDGSPSNFVAAGGTVAQQGYASAEPFIYENEVPEWGKPVAYELLHDTGYPIYKSMMAVRSAELEDNAACLEMLVPVLQQAEVEYFADPSRTNEVIVDAVEQFNTGWVYSDELADFAVEAMLEREIVGNGPDSTIGNFDEDRLADIVELVSGIYEAADVSIAEDVTPETIATNRFIDPTIGMN; encoded by the coding sequence ATGCGCCGCACCCACACCACCAGGACCGTGCTCTCCGTCGCCGCCGTGTGCACCCTCGGAGCCGCCACACTCACCGCCTGCGGTGGTGGCGACACCGAGACCGAGGCCGCGTCCGGCTACACCGGCGAGATCGGGGCGGTGGACCTCAGCGCGAGCTGCCCCGCCACCGTGGTGGTCCAGACGGACTGGAACCCGGAGGCCGAACACGGTCACCTCTACGAACTCCTGGGACCGGATCCCACGATCGACGCCGCGGCCAAGGCGGTCTCGGGTCCGCTGTTCGCCTCCGGGGAGTACACCGGTGTGGACGTGGAGATCCGCACCGGCGGTCCGGCGATCGGGTTCCAACAGGTGACCGCGCAGATGTACCAGGACCCCGACATCATGCTCGGGTACGTGGACTCGGACCAGGCCGTGCAGAACTCCCTCAACAACCCGACCGTCGGGGTGTTCGCCCCGCTCGACATCAACCCGCAGATGATCATGTGGGACCCGGAGACCTACCCGGACGTGGCGCGGATCGCCGACCTCAAGGACGAGGGCACCCGGGTCCTGTACTTCGAGGGCAACGCGTACATGGACTACCTCACCGGAGAGGGGATCCTGGATCCCGCGCAGGTCGACGGCAGCTACGACGGCTCGCCGTCCAACTTCGTGGCGGCGGGCGGGACGGTCGCGCAGCAGGGCTACGCCAGCGCCGAGCCGTTCATCTACGAGAACGAGGTCCCCGAGTGGGGTAAGCCCGTGGCCTACGAGCTGCTCCACGACACCGGATACCCGATCTACAAGTCCATGATGGCGGTGCGCTCGGCCGAGCTCGAGGACAACGCCGCCTGCCTGGAGATGCTGGTGCCGGTCCTGCAGCAGGCCGAGGTCGAGTACTTCGCCGACCCCAGCCGCACCAACGAGGTGATCGTCGACGCCGTCGAGCAGTTCAACACCGGGTGGGTCTACAGCGACGAACTGGCCGACTTCGCCGTCGAGGCCATGCTCGAGCGCGAGATCGTCGGCAACGGTCCCGACTCGACGATCGGCAACTTCGACGAGGACCGACTGGCCGACATCGTCGAGCTCGTCTCGGGCATCTACGAGGCCGCCGACGTCTCGATCGCCGAGGACGTCACCCCGGAGACCATCGCGACCAACCGGTTCATCGACCCGACCATCGGGATGAACTGA
- a CDS encoding amidohydrolase family protein — translation MITFTDALVIPVTADDPRWFHGWVHVDEGGLIAGLGPGDPPPGLPGTVHDLGGSILAPGFVSAHSHLFTAGMRGIAPDDTLYGWVSRMGEMMVGAESEDLYWFTLAGCLDFLRNGVTSAYNFTQSRVVAVFDHATSTLVAERVHDVDFLTRQIDAQADSGLRCVTSTRLDDEQLPEAECFEAFAHVTDHRLRTVPRDLDLGGSVFGSVQWSSSPVTADREREAMARHGVGNQAHFVETAEHLEVQRAKFAWYDRAGVLGPDFAFGHFVHPTEQMVRRVAETDSAVIWQATSNGRLGSGIADVTGYREAGIRVGMGLDDQSCTDVSDPFQNMRIGLYTQRAVHSDASILAAHEVLRMHTLGGAEALGLSGRIGSIEVGKHADLLVVDPTSPATGPIWDPVATYVLACSLRNLTHVYVGGRLVAEGARSLHPLADEADAQLTDRMVRSARARGFTPAFTRPAPVGTRP, via the coding sequence ATGATCACCTTCACCGATGCGCTCGTCATCCCCGTGACGGCCGACGACCCCCGGTGGTTCCACGGCTGGGTCCACGTCGACGAGGGCGGGCTGATCGCCGGACTGGGCCCCGGCGACCCGCCGCCGGGCCTGCCCGGGACCGTCCACGACCTGGGCGGGTCGATCCTGGCGCCGGGGTTCGTCTCCGCGCACAGTCACCTGTTCACCGCCGGCATGCGCGGCATCGCCCCCGATGACACGCTCTACGGCTGGGTCTCGCGGATGGGCGAGATGATGGTCGGGGCGGAGTCGGAGGACCTGTACTGGTTCACCCTCGCCGGCTGTCTGGACTTCCTGCGCAACGGCGTGACCAGCGCCTACAACTTCACCCAGAGTCGGGTGGTGGCGGTGTTCGACCACGCCACCTCGACCCTGGTGGCCGAGCGGGTCCACGACGTCGACTTCCTCACGCGACAGATCGACGCGCAGGCCGACTCCGGGCTCCGGTGCGTCACCTCGACCCGGTTGGACGACGAGCAACTGCCCGAAGCGGAGTGCTTCGAGGCGTTCGCCCACGTCACCGACCACCGCCTGCGCACGGTCCCCCGGGACCTGGACCTCGGCGGCTCGGTGTTCGGGTCGGTGCAGTGGTCGTCGTCGCCGGTCACCGCCGACCGTGAGCGCGAGGCCATGGCCCGCCACGGGGTGGGCAACCAGGCCCACTTCGTGGAGACCGCCGAACACCTCGAGGTGCAGCGGGCCAAGTTCGCCTGGTACGACCGCGCCGGGGTGCTGGGACCCGATTTCGCCTTCGGACACTTCGTCCACCCCACCGAGCAGATGGTGCGCCGCGTGGCGGAGACGGACTCGGCCGTGATCTGGCAGGCCACCTCCAACGGACGGCTGGGTTCGGGCATCGCCGACGTCACGGGGTACCGGGAGGCGGGCATCCGTGTGGGGATGGGACTCGACGACCAGTCCTGCACCGATGTCTCCGATCCCTTCCAGAACATGCGCATCGGCCTGTACACGCAGCGGGCCGTGCACTCCGACGCCTCGATCCTGGCCGCCCACGAGGTGCTGCGGATGCACACCCTGGGGGGCGCCGAGGCGCTGGGCCTGTCCGGTCGGATCGGCAGCATCGAGGTGGGCAAACACGCCGACCTCCTCGTCGTGGACCCGACCTCCCCGGCCACGGGTCCGATCTGGGACCCGGTGGCGACGTACGTGTTGGCCTGCTCCCTCCGGAACCTCACGCACGTGTACGTGGGCGGGCGGCTGGTCGCCGAAGGGGCGCGGAGCCTGCACCCGCTCGCGGACGAGGCGGACGCCCAGCTCACCGACCGTATGGTCCGCTCGGCGCGGGCGCGCGGGTTCACCCCGGCGTTCACACGCCCGGCTCCTGTGGGGACGCGCCCGTGA